In Engraulis encrasicolus isolate BLACKSEA-1 unplaced genomic scaffold, IST_EnEncr_1.0 scaffold_25_np1212, whole genome shotgun sequence, the following are encoded in one genomic region:
- the LOC134442850 gene encoding beta-1,4-galactosyltransferase 1-like isoform X2, translating to MCRISGQPRTAVSVALVKGALKENAAPTKKNESGTIDEKQQCPITSPLLKGPFQVQWDNELTLKTVRKQNPKLRAGGRWKPPNCNAIQKVAIVIPFRHREQHLKFWLYYVHPFLQRQQLDYGVYVVNQDGENKFNRAKLMNVGFTEALKEYDYDCFVFSDVDIIPLDDRNTYRCFKQPRHLAVSMNKFHFGLPYRTYVGGVLALSKEQYMKINGFPNNYWGWGGEDDDMYKRLRIRGMWLSRPDRVKGRCKMIGHKRDKHNESNPKRYYKLRNTRQTIDSDGINSLQYKVVNIEKDQLFTKITVDIGSPPRKSTS from the exons ATGTGTAGA ATTTCAGGACAACCCAGGACAGCTGTGAGTGTGGCACTTGTTAAGGGAGCATTGAAGGAGAACGCGGCACCGACTAAGAAGAATGAATCAGGCACCATTGATGAGAAACAACAGTGCCCCATCACCTCACCTCTACTGA AGGGCCCTTTCCAAGTGCAGTGGGATAATGAGCTGACTCTGAAGACGGTGCGAAAGCAGAACCCCAAACTTCGGGCTGGAGGGCGCTGGAAACCACCAAACTGCAATGCCATACAAAAAGTGGCCATTGTCATACCCTTCAGACACAGAGAGCAGCACTTGAAGTTCTGGCTCTACTATGTCCACCCATTTCTTCAGAGGCAGCAGTTAGACTATGGTGTCTACGTTGTTAATCAG GATGGGGAAAACAAATTTAACAGAGCCAAGCTGATGAATGTTGGATTCACAGAAGCCCTGAAAGAGTATGATTACGACTGCTTTGTCTTTAGTGATGTGGATATTATCCCTTTGGATGACCGAAATACCTACAGATGCTTCAAACAACCCAGGCACCTTGCTGTTTCTATGAATAAATTTCATTTTGG ACTCCCATATCGTACGTACGTTGGAGGTGTCTTAGCTTTGAGCAAGGAGCAGTACATGAAAATAAATGGTTTCCCCAACAATTATTGGGGCTGGGGTGGAGAGGATGATGACATGTATAAAAG GTTGAGAATAAGGGGTATGTGGCTCTCCAGACCTGACAGGGTGAAAGGGAGATGCAAAATGATCGGTCACAAGAGAGACAAACACAATGAGTCAAACCCCAAAAG GTATTATAAATTAAGAAATACAAGGCAAACAATTGACAGCGATGGCATCAATTCTTTGCAGTACAAAGTAGTGAACATTGAGAAGGATCAGCTGTTCACTAAAATTACTGTGGATATTGGGAGCCCTCCTCGGAAATCGACTTCCTGA
- the LOC134442850 gene encoding beta-1,4-galactosyltransferase 1-like isoform X1, whose translation MTSAIFANNLTGFSKASIVLVVLLTVQFGMALNYYIFIYKPGMLFPTSKISGQPRTAVSVALVKGALKENAAPTKKNESGTIDEKQQCPITSPLLKGPFQVQWDNELTLKTVRKQNPKLRAGGRWKPPNCNAIQKVAIVIPFRHREQHLKFWLYYVHPFLQRQQLDYGVYVVNQDGENKFNRAKLMNVGFTEALKEYDYDCFVFSDVDIIPLDDRNTYRCFKQPRHLAVSMNKFHFGLPYRTYVGGVLALSKEQYMKINGFPNNYWGWGGEDDDMYKRLRIRGMWLSRPDRVKGRCKMIGHKRDKHNESNPKRYYKLRNTRQTIDSDGINSLQYKVVNIEKDQLFTKITVDIGSPPRKSTS comes from the exons ATGACCAGTGCTATTTTTGCCAATAATTTAACTGGTTTCAGCAAAGCCTCAATTGTTCTTGTTGTCCTTCTCACTGTTCAATTTGGTATGGCTTTGAATTATTATATATTTATCTATAAACCTGGAATGCTGTTTCCAACTTCAAAGATTTCAGGACAACCCAGGACAGCTGTGAGTGTGGCACTTGTTAAGGGAGCATTGAAGGAGAACGCGGCACCGACTAAGAAGAATGAATCAGGCACCATTGATGAGAAACAACAGTGCCCCATCACCTCACCTCTACTGA AGGGCCCTTTCCAAGTGCAGTGGGATAATGAGCTGACTCTGAAGACGGTGCGAAAGCAGAACCCCAAACTTCGGGCTGGAGGGCGCTGGAAACCACCAAACTGCAATGCCATACAAAAAGTGGCCATTGTCATACCCTTCAGACACAGAGAGCAGCACTTGAAGTTCTGGCTCTACTATGTCCACCCATTTCTTCAGAGGCAGCAGTTAGACTATGGTGTCTACGTTGTTAATCAG GATGGGGAAAACAAATTTAACAGAGCCAAGCTGATGAATGTTGGATTCACAGAAGCCCTGAAAGAGTATGATTACGACTGCTTTGTCTTTAGTGATGTGGATATTATCCCTTTGGATGACCGAAATACCTACAGATGCTTCAAACAACCCAGGCACCTTGCTGTTTCTATGAATAAATTTCATTTTGG ACTCCCATATCGTACGTACGTTGGAGGTGTCTTAGCTTTGAGCAAGGAGCAGTACATGAAAATAAATGGTTTCCCCAACAATTATTGGGGCTGGGGTGGAGAGGATGATGACATGTATAAAAG GTTGAGAATAAGGGGTATGTGGCTCTCCAGACCTGACAGGGTGAAAGGGAGATGCAAAATGATCGGTCACAAGAGAGACAAACACAATGAGTCAAACCCCAAAAG GTATTATAAATTAAGAAATACAAGGCAAACAATTGACAGCGATGGCATCAATTCTTTGCAGTACAAAGTAGTGAACATTGAGAAGGATCAGCTGTTCACTAAAATTACTGTGGATATTGGGAGCCCTCCTCGGAAATCGACTTCCTGA